The following are encoded together in the Citrobacter arsenatis genome:
- a CDS encoding PLP-dependent aminotransferase family protein — protein sequence MTRYQHLANLLAERIEQGLYRHDEKLPSVRSLSQEHGVSISTVQQAYQTLEQLQLITPQPRSGYFVAPQKAQPPVPPMSRPVQRPVEITQWDQVLDMLKGNADKSIIPFSSGVPDIDQPSLKPLWRELSRVAQHNLRAILGYDEISGCRELRQQIARLMLDGGSVVNADDIVITSGSQSGMSLALLTVCQPGDIVAVESPAYYGTMQLLRGLGIKVIEIPTDPDTGISIEALELALDQWPIKGVLLVPNCNNPLGFIMPDARKRAVLALAQRHDIVIFEDDVYGELATEYPRPRTIHSWDSDGRVILCSSFTKSVAPGLRVGWVVPGRYYNKLLHMKYAVIGTNVPATQLAAATFVREGHYHRHIRRMRQIYQRNMEIYTCWVREYFPCGICVTRPKGGFMLWVELPQQVDMVCVAKQLCRLKIQVAPGSLFSASGKYRNCVRINCALPPNEKHQEVMQKLGEAVKMAIE from the coding sequence ATGACGCGTTACCAACATCTGGCCAATCTGCTGGCCGAACGCATTGAGCAGGGGCTGTATCGCCATGACGAAAAGCTGCCCTCGGTGCGCAGCCTGAGCCAGGAGCACGGGGTGAGCATCAGTACCGTCCAGCAGGCCTATCAGACGCTGGAACAACTCCAGTTGATCACGCCGCAACCGCGTTCCGGTTATTTTGTCGCGCCACAAAAAGCGCAGCCGCCCGTGCCGCCGATGTCGCGCCCGGTGCAGCGTCCGGTCGAGATAACCCAGTGGGATCAGGTGCTGGACATGCTGAAGGGCAACGCGGACAAATCGATAATTCCGTTTAGCAGCGGCGTGCCCGACATTGATCAACCGAGCCTGAAGCCGCTGTGGCGCGAACTCAGCCGCGTAGCGCAGCATAATCTGCGCGCGATACTGGGCTACGATGAAATCTCCGGCTGCCGTGAGCTGCGTCAGCAGATTGCACGACTGATGCTGGACGGCGGTTCGGTGGTCAATGCAGACGATATTGTGATCACCAGCGGCAGTCAGAGCGGAATGTCGCTGGCGCTGCTGACGGTCTGCCAGCCCGGAGATATTGTCGCCGTTGAATCACCGGCCTACTACGGCACAATGCAGTTGCTGCGCGGCTTAGGGATCAAGGTGATTGAGATCCCAACCGATCCGGACACCGGGATCAGCATTGAAGCGCTGGAACTGGCGCTGGATCAGTGGCCGATCAAAGGTGTGCTGTTGGTTCCCAACTGCAACAATCCTCTCGGATTCATTATGCCGGATGCGCGTAAGCGGGCAGTGCTCGCCCTCGCCCAGCGTCACGACATCGTGATTTTTGAAGACGATGTCTATGGCGAACTGGCAACGGAGTACCCGCGCCCGCGCACGATCCACTCCTGGGACAGCGACGGTCGGGTAATACTCTGCAGTTCATTTACCAAATCCGTCGCCCCCGGTCTGCGCGTGGGTTGGGTGGTTCCCGGTCGCTATTACAACAAGCTGCTGCACATGAAGTATGCCGTTATCGGTACTAACGTTCCCGCGACACAACTGGCAGCGGCTACCTTTGTGCGCGAAGGTCATTATCATCGGCACATCCGGCGTATGCGCCAGATTTATCAGCGTAATATGGAGATCTACACCTGCTGGGTACGGGAATACTTCCCCTGCGGGATCTGCGTCACCCGACCGAAAGGCGGCTTTATGCTATGGGTGGAATTACCGCAGCAGGTCGATATGGTCTGCGTCGCTAAGCAGCTCTGTCGCCTGAAAATCCAGGTCGCACCGGGATCGCTGTTCTCCGCATCCGGAAAGTATCGCAACTGCGTACGCATCAACTGTGCATTGCCGCCAAACGAGAAGCATCAGGAAGTGATGCAGAAGCTCGGCGAGGCGGTAAAAATGGCGATAGAGTAA
- a CDS encoding DUF1127 domain-containing protein has protein sequence MEFHENKAKQPFIGFVLIWRAYKAWRLRAQTRRILQQMSDERLRDVGLRRDQVE, from the coding sequence ATGGAATTTCACGAGAATAAAGCAAAGCAGCCGTTTATTGGGTTTGTACTGATCTGGCGGGCATACAAGGCGTGGCGGCTGCGAGCGCAAACGCGGCGTATATTGCAACAGATGAGCGACGAGCGGCTGCGGGACGTAGGGCTGCGACGCGATCAGGTGGAGTGA
- the symE gene encoding endoribonuclease SymE yields the protein MTTVHSIADPCDPEVSPANNRLGTVTYASRYPDYTHVPAIIMKGQWLEAAGFATGCRFDVRVMPGCIVLTTKLPEPEEPALLQSLRRVCKLSARKQQQVQEFIEVISAKSLRQK from the coding sequence ATGACTACCGTCCATTCTATTGCAGATCCGTGCGATCCAGAAGTCTCCCCGGCAAATAATCGTCTGGGTACCGTCACTTATGCGAGTCGTTATCCGGATTACACGCATGTTCCGGCAATTATTATGAAAGGCCAGTGGCTGGAAGCCGCCGGTTTCGCCACCGGCTGTAGATTCGATGTCAGAGTGATGCCCGGCTGCATTGTGCTGACGACAAAGCTGCCGGAGCCGGAAGAACCGGCGTTATTGCAGTCGCTGCGTCGGGTGTGCAAGCTGTCGGCGCGTAAGCAACAGCAGGTACAGGAGTTTATCGAGGTAATTTCGGCGAAGTCGCTCAGGCAGAAATAA
- a CDS encoding restriction endonuclease subunit S has translation MSLKNIPTNWCVSTIGDVNNYNSLTFNPKSFQEDTFELYSVPSFASGSPEVLLGKDIASNKQYIKFKDILLCKINPRINRVWCVKENTEFPQIGSSEWIVIRQPLIHEGFLTYFLQTQSFRDLLCSDVSGVGGSLTRAQPKRVATYHVPIAPFQEQKIIAEKLDTLLAQVDSTKARLEQIPQILKRFRQAVLTTAVYGSLTKEWRENKKIHAPTPTTLEALINSIDQGWSPKCENYPADKHEWGVIKTTAVQPGYFISDGNKKLPSSLAPKFNLSLKKDDILITRAGPRSRCGITCIVNQDYPYLMICDKVYRVRVNHQKILSGFLNWCLNSPKYLEIIERIKTGSSDSGMNLTQKKFLSFTINVPDILEQQEIVRRVEQLFAYADTIEKQVNSALTRVNNLTQSILAKAFRGELTAQWRADNPDLISGENSAAALLEKIKAERAASGGKKTSRKKA, from the coding sequence ATGAGTTTAAAAAATATTCCAACGAATTGGTGTGTAAGTACAATTGGTGATGTTAATAATTATAACTCATTAACTTTTAACCCAAAATCGTTCCAAGAGGACACATTCGAGTTGTATAGCGTCCCCAGTTTTGCATCTGGTTCCCCAGAAGTGCTCTTGGGAAAGGATATAGCTTCCAATAAACAATATATTAAGTTTAAAGATATTTTATTATGCAAGATTAATCCTCGTATTAATCGTGTGTGGTGCGTAAAAGAAAACACAGAGTTCCCTCAAATAGGTTCATCAGAATGGATTGTAATTAGGCAACCGTTAATTCATGAGGGTTTTTTGACCTATTTTTTACAAACACAATCTTTTAGAGATCTGCTTTGCTCCGATGTTTCTGGAGTTGGTGGTTCCCTTACAAGAGCGCAGCCCAAAAGAGTCGCTACATACCATGTTCCTATAGCTCCTTTTCAGGAGCAAAAAATAATCGCCGAAAAACTCGATACGCTGCTGGCGCAGGTAGACAGTACCAAAGCACGTCTTGAGCAAATCCCACAAATCCTGAAACGTTTTCGTCAGGCGGTATTAACTACAGCTGTATATGGCTCCTTAACTAAAGAGTGGCGAGAAAACAAGAAAATACATGCACCAACGCCTACTACGCTAGAAGCATTGATAAACAGCATAGATCAAGGTTGGAGCCCAAAATGTGAAAATTATCCGGCAGACAAACATGAATGGGGTGTAATTAAAACCACTGCCGTACAACCGGGGTATTTTATTAGTGACGGGAATAAAAAATTACCATCATCGCTAGCACCAAAATTTAATTTATCGTTAAAAAAAGATGATATTTTAATAACACGTGCAGGTCCTCGCTCTAGATGTGGGATTACTTGTATAGTTAATCAAGATTATCCATACCTGATGATATGTGATAAGGTTTATAGAGTCAGAGTTAACCATCAAAAAATATTAAGTGGTTTTTTAAATTGGTGTTTAAACTCCCCTAAATATTTAGAAATAATTGAAAGAATAAAAACAGGTTCTTCTGACAGCGGTATGAACCTAACTCAAAAAAAATTCTTATCATTTACTATAAATGTTCCAGATATTTTAGAACAACAAGAAATCGTCCGCCGCGTCGAACAGCTCTTCGCCTACGCCGACACCATTGAAAAGCAGGTCAACAGCGCCCTGACCCGCGTCAACAACCTCACCCAGTCAATCCTGGCGAAGGCCTTCCGCGGCGAGCTTACCGCCCAGTGGCGTGCTGACAACCCTGATCTCATCAGCGGTGAAAACAGCGCCGCCGCGCTGCTGGAAAAAATCAAGGCCGAACGCGCCGCCAGCGGCGGTAAAAAAACCTCGCGTAAAAAAGCCTGA
- the hsdM gene encoding type I restriction-modification system methyltransferase, whose amino-acid sequence MNNNDLVAKLWKLCDNLRDGGVSYQNYVNELASLLFLKMCKETGQEADYLPEGYRWDDLKSRIGQEQLQFYRNLLVHLGADEKKLVQAVFQNVNTTITQPKQLTELVSSMDSLDWYNGAHGKSRDDFGDMYEGLLQKNANETKSGAGQYFTPRPLIKTIIHLLKPQPREVVQDPAAGTAGFLIEADRYVKSQTHDLDDLDGDTQDFQIHRAFIGLELVPGTRRLALMNCLLHDIEGNLDHGGAIRLGNTLGSDGENLPQADIVATNPPFGSAAGTNITRTFVHPTSNKQLCFMQHIIETLRPGGRAAVVVPDNVLFEGGKGTDIRRDLMDKCHLHTILRLPTGIFYAQGVKTNVLFFTKGTVANPNQDKNCTDDVWVYDLRTNMPSFGKRTPFTEQHLQPFETVYGEDPHGLSPRTEGEWSFNAEESEVADSEENKNTDQHQATSRWRKFSREWIRAAKSDSLDISWLKDKDSIDADSLPEPDVLAAEAMGELVQALGELDALMRELGAGDEADAQRQLLNEAFGEVKE is encoded by the coding sequence ATGAACAATAACGATCTGGTCGCCAAGCTGTGGAAACTGTGCGACAACCTGCGCGACGGCGGCGTCTCCTATCAAAACTACGTCAATGAACTCGCCTCGCTGCTGTTTTTGAAAATGTGCAAAGAGACCGGCCAGGAAGCGGACTACCTGCCGGAAGGCTACCGCTGGGATGACCTGAAATCGCGTATTGGCCAGGAGCAGTTGCAGTTTTACCGTAACCTGCTGGTACATCTGGGCGCGGACGAGAAAAAGCTGGTGCAGGCAGTGTTCCAGAACGTCAACACCACCATCACTCAACCGAAGCAGCTGACCGAGCTGGTGAGCAGTATGGACTCACTGGACTGGTACAACGGCGCTCACGGTAAGTCCCGCGACGACTTCGGCGATATGTACGAAGGGCTGCTGCAAAAGAACGCTAACGAAACTAAATCTGGCGCGGGCCAGTACTTCACCCCACGCCCGCTGATCAAAACCATTATCCATCTGCTGAAGCCGCAGCCGCGTGAAGTGGTGCAGGACCCGGCGGCGGGAACGGCGGGCTTTTTGATTGAAGCCGACCGTTATGTGAAATCGCAGACTCACGATCTGGATGACCTTGATGGTGACACTCAAGATTTCCAGATCCACCGCGCGTTTATCGGCCTTGAACTGGTGCCCGGCACCCGTCGTCTGGCGCTGATGAACTGTCTGCTGCACGATATCGAAGGCAACCTCGACCACGGCGGCGCCATCCGTCTGGGCAACACGCTGGGCAGCGACGGCGAGAATTTACCGCAGGCCGATATTGTCGCCACCAACCCACCGTTTGGCAGCGCCGCGGGCACCAACATTACCCGCACCTTCGTCCACCCGACCAGCAACAAACAGCTGTGCTTTATGCAGCATATTATCGAAACCCTGCGCCCCGGCGGCCGCGCGGCGGTGGTGGTGCCGGATAACGTGCTGTTTGAAGGTGGCAAGGGTACCGATATTCGTCGCGACCTGATGGACAAATGCCATCTGCACACCATCCTGCGTCTGCCGACCGGCATCTTTTACGCCCAGGGCGTCAAAACCAACGTGCTGTTCTTTACCAAAGGCACGGTAGCCAATCCGAACCAGGATAAAAACTGCACCGATGACGTGTGGGTGTATGACCTGCGGACCAATATGCCGAGCTTCGGCAAGCGCACGCCGTTTACCGAGCAGCACCTGCAGCCGTTTGAAACCGTCTACGGTGAAGATCCGCACGGCTTAAGCCCGCGTACCGAAGGCGAGTGGAGCTTTAACGCCGAAGAGAGCGAAGTCGCCGACAGCGAAGAGAACAAAAACACCGACCAGCACCAGGCCACCAGCCGCTGGCGCAAGTTCAGCCGCGAGTGGATCCGCGCGGCGAAATCCGATTCACTGGATATCTCCTGGCTGAAGGATAAGGACAGCATTGACGCCGACAGCCTGCCGGAGCCGGACGTGCTGGCGGCAGAGGCGATGGGCGAACTGGTGCAGGCGCTGGGCGAGCTGGATGCACTGATGCGCGAGCTGGGCGCGGGCGATGAAGCGGATGCGCAGCGCCAGTTGCTGAATGAAGCATTTGGTGAGGTGAAGGAATGA
- the hsdR gene encoding type I restriction-modification system endonuclease: MEKSNFVFLKGVNDFIYAIACAAENNYPDDPNTTLIKMRMFGEATAKHLGQLLDIPACENQHDLLRELGKIAFIDDSILSVFHKLRRIGNQAVHEYHNDLDDAQMCLRLGFRLAVWYYRLVTKDYDFPVPTFVMPEHGEDRYHAEVLTLKQQLEQQAQEKVHSQAELEAQQQRLIALNGYIAVLEGKQQETEAQTKARLAALEAQLAAKDAELAKQTEQERKAYHKEITDQAIKRTLNLSEEESRFLIDAQLRKAGWQADSKTLRFAKGARPEPGVNKAIAEWPTGTDETGKTGFADYVLFVGLKPIAVVEAKRKNTDVPSKLNESYRYSKYFNNAFLRDTLLEHYAPDEVHEAVPEYEISWQDTSGKQRFKIPFCYSTNGREYRAAMKTKSGIWYRDVRHTTNMSKALPEWHRPEELLDMLGSDPQKQNQWFTENPGMSELGLRYYQEDAVRAVEKAIVNGQQAILLAMATGTGKTRTAIALMFRLIQSQRFKRVLFLVDRRSLGEQALGSFEDTRINGDTFNSIFDIKGLTDKFPEDSTKIHVATVQSLVKRTLQSDEPMPVGRYDCIVVDEAHRGYILDKEQTEGELQFRSQLDYVSAYRRILDHFDAVKIALTATPALHTVDIFGEPVYRYTYRTAVIDGYLIDQDPPIQIVTRNAQDGVYLSEGEQVERLNPQGELINDTLADDQDFEVADFNRGLVIPAFNRAVCGELTKYLDPTGQQKTLVFCVTNAHADMVVDELRTAFKKKYPQLEHDAIIKITGDADKDAKKVQSMIVRFNKERLPNIVVTVDLLTTGVDIPSICNIVFLRKVKSRILYEQMKGRATRLCPSVGKTSFKIFDCVDIYSSLESVDTMRPVVVRPQVELRTLVNEITDSETYKTIEADGRSFAEHSHEQLVAKLQRIIGLATFNRDRSETVDKQVRRLDELCLDAAGVNFGGLASRLREKGPHWSAEIFNKLPGFIARLERLKTDINALREAPIFLDIDDEVVSVKSLYGDYDTPQDFLEAFDALVQHAPNAQPALQAVINRPRDLTRKGLVELQEWFDRQHFEESSLRSAWKATRNQDIAARLIGHIRRAAVGDALKPFDERVDHALARIKGENDWSDEQLSWLDRLAQALKEKVVLDDDVFKTGNFHRRGGKPMLQRTFDDNLDSVLDKFSDYIWDELA, from the coding sequence ATGGAAAAATCCAACTTCGTTTTTCTGAAAGGCGTTAACGACTTCATTTATGCCATTGCCTGCGCGGCGGAAAATAATTACCCCGACGACCCCAACACCACCCTCATTAAAATGCGCATGTTTGGCGAAGCCACCGCGAAACATCTCGGCCAGTTGCTGGATATACCCGCCTGCGAAAACCAGCATGACCTGCTGCGCGAACTGGGCAAGATTGCGTTTATTGATGACAGCATCCTTTCCGTTTTCCATAAGCTTCGCCGTATCGGCAATCAGGCCGTTCACGAATACCATAACGATCTCGATGATGCCCAGATGTGTCTGCGCCTCGGATTCCGTCTTGCCGTTTGGTACTACCGACTGGTGACCAAAGATTACGATTTCCCGGTGCCAACGTTTGTGATGCCTGAGCACGGCGAGGATCGCTACCACGCTGAAGTTCTCACTCTCAAACAGCAGCTGGAGCAACAGGCACAGGAAAAAGTACACAGCCAGGCAGAGCTGGAAGCTCAGCAGCAACGCTTAATTGCACTCAATGGCTACATTGCCGTTCTCGAAGGTAAGCAACAGGAAACCGAAGCCCAGACCAAAGCGCGTCTGGCCGCGCTGGAGGCACAGCTTGCGGCAAAAGATGCCGAACTGGCGAAGCAAACCGAACAGGAACGTAAGGCCTACCACAAAGAGATCACCGACCAGGCTATCAAGCGCACGCTGAATCTCAGCGAAGAAGAGAGTCGCTTCCTGATTGACGCCCAGTTACGTAAAGCGGGCTGGCAGGCTGATAGCAAAACGTTACGCTTTGCCAAAGGCGCTCGCCCGGAACCCGGCGTCAACAAAGCGATAGCCGAATGGCCGACGGGTACAGATGAAACGGGTAAAACAGGCTTTGCCGATTACGTGCTGTTCGTTGGCCTTAAGCCCATTGCCGTCGTTGAAGCAAAACGCAAAAATACCGATGTGCCCAGCAAGCTCAACGAATCTTACCGCTACAGCAAATACTTCAATAACGCCTTCTTACGCGACACGCTGCTGGAGCACTACGCTCCCGACGAAGTACACGAAGCCGTGCCGGAGTATGAAATCAGCTGGCAGGACACCAGCGGTAAACAGCGCTTTAAAATCCCTTTCTGCTATTCCACCAACGGGCGCGAATACCGCGCGGCGATGAAGACCAAAAGCGGCATCTGGTATCGCGACGTCCGCCACACCACCAACATGTCAAAAGCGTTGCCGGAATGGCATCGCCCGGAAGAATTGCTGGATATGCTGGGCAGCGACCCGCAGAAACAAAACCAGTGGTTTACTGAAAACCCCGGAATGAGCGAACTCGGCCTGCGCTATTACCAGGAAGATGCCGTCCGCGCGGTGGAAAAGGCTATCGTTAACGGCCAGCAAGCGATCCTGCTGGCAATGGCGACCGGTACCGGTAAAACCCGTACCGCCATCGCCCTGATGTTCCGTCTGATCCAGTCGCAGCGTTTCAAACGCGTTCTGTTCCTGGTCGACCGTCGCTCGCTTGGCGAACAGGCGCTGGGGTCGTTTGAAGACACACGCATTAACGGCGACACCTTTAACAGCATTTTTGATATCAAAGGCTTGACCGACAAATTCCCGGAAGACAGCACCAAAATCCACGTCGCCACCGTGCAGTCTCTGGTCAAGCGCACGCTGCAATCTGATGAACCGATGCCGGTCGGCCGCTACGACTGTATCGTCGTCGATGAAGCACACCGCGGCTACATTCTCGATAAAGAGCAGACCGAAGGCGAGCTGCAGTTTCGCAGCCAGCTGGATTACGTTTCCGCCTACCGTCGCATTCTCGACCACTTCGATGCGGTAAAAATTGCCCTGACCGCTACGCCAGCGCTGCACACGGTCGATATTTTCGGTGAACCGGTTTACCGCTATACCTACCGTACGGCGGTGATCGACGGCTACCTGATTGACCAGGATCCGCCTATTCAGATCGTCACCCGCAACGCGCAGGATGGCGTCTATCTATCCGAAGGTGAACAGGTGGAACGCCTGAACCCACAGGGCGAGCTGATCAACGACACGCTGGCCGACGATCAGGATTTTGAGGTCGCCGACTTTAACCGTGGCCTGGTGATCCCGGCGTTTAACCGCGCGGTATGCGGCGAGCTCACCAAATATCTGGATCCCACCGGGCAGCAAAAAACGCTGGTGTTCTGCGTCACCAACGCCCATGCCGACATGGTGGTTGATGAGCTGCGTACCGCGTTTAAGAAAAAGTACCCGCAGCTGGAGCACGACGCGATCATCAAGATCACCGGTGATGCCGATAAAGACGCGAAGAAAGTGCAAAGCATGATCGTCCGCTTCAACAAAGAGCGGCTACCCAATATCGTGGTCACCGTCGACCTGCTAACCACCGGCGTGGATATTCCGTCTATCTGTAATATTGTGTTCCTGCGCAAAGTCAAAAGCCGCATTCTCTACGAGCAGATGAAGGGTCGCGCCACGCGTCTGTGCCCGTCAGTAGGGAAAACCAGCTTTAAGATTTTCGACTGCGTGGATATCTACAGCTCGCTGGAAAGCGTCGACACCATGCGCCCGGTGGTTGTGCGTCCGCAGGTGGAGCTGCGAACGCTGGTCAACGAAATTACCGACTCAGAAACCTATAAAACTATCGAAGCGGATGGTCGCAGCTTCGCCGAGCACAGTCATGAGCAGTTAGTCGCCAAGCTGCAGCGCATTATCGGCCTCGCCACCTTTAACCGCGACCGTAGCGAAACGGTGGATAAGCAAGTACGTCGTCTGGACGAACTTTGCCTGGATGCCGCAGGCGTCAACTTCGGCGGCCTGGCCTCACGCCTGCGGGAAAAAGGGCCGCACTGGAGCGCCGAGATTTTCAATAAGCTTCCCGGCTTTATCGCCCGCCTCGAAAGGCTTAAAACCGATATCAACGCCCTGCGCGAGGCCCCTATTTTCCTCGATATTGACGATGAGGTGGTAAGCGTCAAATCGCTGTACGGCGATTACGACACGCCGCAGGATTTCCTCGAAGCCTTCGATGCGCTGGTGCAACACGCTCCTAACGCCCAGCCGGCGCTGCAGGCGGTGATCAATCGCCCGCGCGACCTCACCCGTAAAGGGCTGGTGGAATTGCAGGAGTGGTTTGACCGCCAGCATTTTGAAGAGTCCTCCCTGCGCAGCGCGTGGAAAGCAACGCGCAATCAGGATATCGCCGCCAGGCTGATTGGCCATATCCGTCGTGCGGCGGTGGGCGATGCGCTCAAACCGTTCGACGAACGTGTCGACCACGCGCTGGCGCGTATCAAAGGCGAGAACGACTGGAGCGACGAACAGCTAAGCTGGCTCGACCGTTTAGCGCAGGCGCTAAAAGAGAAAGTGGTGCTCGACGACGACGTGTTCAAAACCGGCAATTTCCACCGCCGCGGCGGTAAGCCAATGTTACAACGCACCTTTGACGACAACCTCGACAGCGTGCTGGATAAGTTCAGCGATTACATCTGGGACGAACTGGCTTAA
- a CDS encoding restriction endonuclease, with protein sequence MAVPTYDKFIEPVLRFLATRPEGALVREVREAAAEMLGLDEQQRAETITSGQLTYQNRTGWAHDRLKRAGFSQSLSRGKWCLTPAGMSWVASHPQSMTEQEVSHFAFDFNGVKLSKQADAVALDPQPESIEEGELARSSPDDRLEQALNEIRESVAEELLENLLQVSPARFEVIVLDVLHRLGYGGHRGDLQRVGGTGDGGIDGIISLDKLGLEKVYVQAKRWKCTVGSAEVRGFYGALPEQKVKRGVFITTSGFTAHARDYANKVEGLVLVDGDRLVHLMIDNDIGVSSRLLKLPKLDMDYFE encoded by the coding sequence ATGGCTGTTCCAACATATGACAAATTTATTGAACCAGTGTTGCGTTTCCTGGCCACTCGACCCGAGGGCGCTTTGGTCAGAGAGGTGCGTGAAGCCGCAGCCGAAATGCTTGGGTTAGATGAACAGCAGCGTGCAGAGACGATTACCAGTGGGCAGCTAACGTATCAGAACCGCACCGGTTGGGCGCACGATCGCCTCAAACGTGCCGGATTCTCGCAAAGTCTATCACGGGGAAAATGGTGTTTAACACCCGCGGGAATGAGCTGGGTTGCCTCGCATCCGCAGTCGATGACCGAGCAGGAAGTGAGCCATTTTGCTTTTGATTTTAACGGTGTGAAGCTCAGTAAGCAGGCGGATGCGGTGGCGTTAGATCCACAGCCAGAATCGATTGAGGAGGGTGAGCTTGCCCGAAGCAGCCCGGACGATCGCCTGGAGCAAGCGCTCAATGAGATTCGTGAATCTGTTGCCGAAGAGCTTCTGGAGAATCTGCTTCAGGTTTCGCCCGCGCGTTTTGAAGTGATTGTGTTAGATGTACTGCATCGCCTGGGATATGGCGGTCATCGCGGTGATTTGCAGCGCGTAGGGGGAACCGGCGATGGTGGCATTGACGGTATTATCTCTCTCGATAAGCTCGGGCTGGAAAAAGTCTACGTTCAGGCCAAACGCTGGAAATGTACCGTTGGGAGCGCTGAAGTCAGAGGCTTTTATGGTGCATTGCCTGAGCAAAAAGTGAAACGTGGTGTCTTTATTACCACCTCTGGCTTTACGGCGCATGCCAGAGACTATGCTAACAAAGTCGAAGGTCTGGTGCTGGTGGATGGCGACAGGCTGGTGCATCTGATGATTGATAATGATATTGGCGTATCCTCACGTTTACTCAAGTTGCCAAAGCTCGATATGGATTACTTTGAGTAG
- the yjiA gene encoding GTPase — translation MTPIAVTLLTGFLGAGKTTLLRHILNEQHGYKIAVIENEFGEVSVDDQLIGDRATQIKTLTNGCICCTRSSELEDALLDLLDNLDKGTINFDRLVIECTGMADPGPIIQTFFSHEVICERYLLDGVIALVDAVHADEQMNQFTIAQSQVGYADRILLTKTDVAGESEKLRERLARINARAPIYTVTHGDIDLSLLFDTNGFMLEENVVSAKPRFHFIADKQNDITSIVVELDYPVNISDVSRVMENLLLESAEKLLRYKGMLWIEGEPNRLLFQGVQRLYSADWDRPWGDEQPHSLLVFIGINLPEDEIRAAFAGLKK, via the coding sequence ATGACCCCGATTGCAGTTACCCTACTCACCGGTTTTCTTGGCGCGGGTAAAACCACCCTGCTGCGCCATATTCTCAACGAGCAGCACGGTTACAAGATTGCCGTCATCGAAAACGAATTCGGCGAAGTCTCGGTGGACGATCAGCTGATTGGCGATCGCGCTACGCAGATCAAAACTCTGACCAACGGCTGCATTTGCTGTACCCGCTCCAGTGAGCTGGAAGACGCGCTGTTAGACCTGCTCGACAACCTCGATAAAGGCACCATCAATTTCGACCGTCTGGTGATCGAGTGTACCGGTATGGCCGACCCCGGCCCGATTATCCAGACCTTTTTCTCCCATGAAGTGATTTGCGAACGCTACCTGCTGGACGGCGTAATTGCGCTGGTTGACGCGGTACATGCCGATGAGCAGATGAACCAGTTCACCATCGCCCAGTCGCAGGTAGGCTATGCCGACCGCATCCTGCTGACCAAAACCGACGTCGCAGGTGAAAGCGAAAAACTGCGTGAGCGCCTGGCGCGCATCAACGCCCGTGCGCCGATTTACACCGTGACGCATGGCGACATCGACCTTTCCCTGCTGTTCGACACCAATGGTTTTATGCTGGAAGAGAACGTAGTCAGCGCCAAACCGCGCTTCCACTTTATCGCCGACAAGCAAAACGATATCACCTCGATCGTCGTCGAACTGGATTATCCAGTGAACATCAGCGACGTGTCGCGAGTGATGGAAAACCTGCTGCTGGAATCCGCCGAGAAACTGCTGCGCTACAAAGGCATGCTGTGGATTGAAGGCGAACCGAACCGCCTGCTGTTCCAGGGCGTCCAGCGCCTGTACAGCGCCGACTGGGATCGCCCGTGGGGCGATGAACAACCGCACAGCCTGTTGGTGTTTATTGGCATTAACCTGCCGGAAGACGAGATCAGAGCCGCATTTGCGGGATTGAAGAAGTAA
- a CDS encoding YbdD/YjiX family protein, with amino-acid sequence MFGTLGQAKKYLGQAAKMLIGIPDYDNYVEHMKTNHPDKPYMTYEEFFRERQEARYGSGGSSCC; translated from the coding sequence ATGTTTGGTACTTTAGGTCAGGCAAAAAAGTATCTCGGTCAGGCGGCGAAGATGCTGATTGGTATTCCGGACTACGACAACTACGTCGAGCACATGAAGACCAACCATCCCGATAAGCCGTACATGACCTACGAAGAATTCTTCCGTGAGCGCCAGGAAGCCCGCTACGGTAGCGGCGGAAGCAGTTGCTGTTAG